From a single Anomaloglossus baeobatrachus isolate aAnoBae1 chromosome 4, aAnoBae1.hap1, whole genome shotgun sequence genomic region:
- the LOC142302969 gene encoding olfactory receptor 11L1-like, translating into MQNNVTLANEFFLLGFKVGQNYRIFLFLLLLVVYCAILCGNLLIIALVSTSKILHTPMYFFISQLSISDILLPTNIVPNMFYILLKNGAAISFIGCMGQIYFFCTAEGYECLLLTVMSYDRYLAICNPLHYVSIMTSSFYVNFIILLWFLSFFIAFVDTLSASRLNFCGPNIINHFFCDFLPLMEISCSDTFPLKLQMCLLSIPFLIIPSIIIVISYGNIVRAILQIQSNISRQKAFSTCSSHLAVVSIFYLTLFSVYILPANEQTAEVNKIMSFLYIVFTPLINPIIYSFRNKDIKKAVQETF; encoded by the coding sequence ATGCAGAACAATGTGACTTTGGCCAATGAGTTTTTTCTTTTAGGATTTAAAGTCGGCCAGAATTATAGAATTTTTCTGTTCCTTCTTCTCCTGGTGGTTTATTGTGCGATATTATGTGGGAATCTCCTGATCATCGCCCTGGTGTCCACCAGCAAGATCCTCCACACTCCGATGTACTTCTTCATCTCACAACTGTCCATCAGTGACATCTTGTTGCCAACAAATATTGTCCCCAACATGTTTTATATTCTACTGAAGAACGGAGCAGCCATATCTTTTATTGGCTGTATGGGACAGATATATTTCTTCTGTACTGCAGAAGGATATGAATGTCTTCTTCTCACAGTGATGTCCTACGAcagatatttggccatctgtaatcCACTTCATTACGTGTCCATCATGACAAGTTCATTTTATGTGAATTTTATTATTTTACTTTGGTTTCTCAGTTTTTTCATTGCGTTCGTTGACACCTTATCGGCATCAAGGCTGAATTTCTGTGGGCCAAATATCATCAaccattttttctgtgattttcTTCCTTTAATGGAAATTTCCTGTTCGGATACATTTCCTTTGAAACTTCAGATGTGTTTGTTAAGTATTCCATTTCTGATAATTCCTAGCATAATAATTGTTATTTCTTATGGTAACATTGTCCGCGCCATCTTACAAATTCAGTCTAATATCAGTAGacagaaagccttctccacctgcagctcccacctcgctGTGGTCTCCATATTTTACCTGACTCTGTTCAGTGTGTATATTCTTCCAGCTAATGAACAAACAGCAGAAGTTAATAAAATCATGTCCTTTCTATACATTGTATTTACACCATTAATTAATCCCATTATTTATAGCTTTAGAAATAAAGACATTAAGAAAGCCGTGCAGGAAACTTTTTAG